A window from Nodularia sp. NIES-3585 encodes these proteins:
- a CDS encoding Uma2 family endonuclease yields MVREYSLQTKSDLLQEHLPELQSGDRLTRSEFERRYTADPHIKKAELIEGIVYVASPLRHQQHGKPHSRVITWLGVYQSLTPGVDLSDAPTVRLDLDNEPQPDAVLFIEPDTGGQTRLSSDGYIEGAPELIVEIAASSAAIDRGSKKQVYRRNGVLEYIIWQSYDNQIEWFYLIDDDYQLLSPNADGIIRSQVFPGLWLAVEALLNNQMAQVLEVLQLGLNSSEHRSFVEQLANK; encoded by the coding sequence ATGGTTAGAGAATACTCACTTCAAACAAAATCCGATTTACTCCAAGAACATCTGCCTGAGCTTCAAAGTGGCGATCGCCTGACTCGTTCCGAATTTGAGCGGCGTTATACTGCCGACCCCCATATAAAAAAAGCAGAATTGATTGAAGGAATCGTTTACGTGGCATCACCGTTAAGACACCAACAGCATGGTAAACCCCACAGTCGAGTGATAACTTGGCTAGGTGTTTACCAATCATTAACTCCTGGCGTTGACTTAAGTGATGCCCCAACAGTGAGACTTGATCTAGATAATGAACCACAACCTGATGCCGTGCTATTTATTGAACCAGACACAGGTGGACAGACACGATTGAGTAGCGATGGTTATATTGAAGGCGCACCTGAGTTAATTGTGGAAATAGCCGCGAGTAGTGCGGCGATTGATAGGGGTAGCAAAAAGCAGGTTTACCGTCGTAACGGTGTGTTGGAATATATCATCTGGCAATCCTACGACAATCAAATAGAATGGTTTTACCTCATTGATGACGACTATCAATTGCTCTCTCCTAACGCAGATGGAATTATTCGCTCTCAAGTGTTTCCTGGGTTGTGGTTAGCTGTGGAAGCGTTGCTCAATAATCAGATGGCACAGGTATTAGAAGTATTGCAATTAGGGTTAAATTCATCTGAACATAGGAGTTTTGTTGAGCAATTAGCGAACAAATAA